Proteins co-encoded in one Octopus sinensis linkage group LG6, ASM634580v1, whole genome shotgun sequence genomic window:
- the LOC115213112 gene encoding ketimine reductase mu-crystallin isoform X2 has product MLVCVRLCLIMPCYSAADNIIATKLVTVFPQNKDIPSHDAAIVVFSSTNGKLLSVIDGTVITAMRTAAVTVIATKYLSVPEPKVLAIIGSGVQARSHFAALTTSFTFSQVNVWSRNKANARMFGDDTGAKVCGTIEEAVKDADVIVTATGSKQPLLMKDWVKAGTHINAVGAPLGECQEVDSELTRSSIVYVEDYEMAHKYSGELGASKAEVFGEIGEVIGGQKQNFRNKNTMFISLGMAIEDCVSAKLVYKNITNNL; this is encoded by the exons ATGTTGGTGTGTGTAAG ATTGTGTCTCATAATGCCATGTTACAGTGCTGCAGACAACATTATTGCTACCAAACTTGTCACTGTTTTCCCACAAAACAAAGATATTCCTTCCCATGATGCTGCCATTGTTGTATTTAGCAGCACCAATGGCAAACTTTTGAGT GTGATCGATGGAACAGTGATCACAGCAATGAGGACGGCAGCAGTGACAGTTATTGCAACAAAG TATCTATCAGTGCCAGAACCTAAAGTTTTAGCCATTATTGGTTCAGGTGTGCAGGCTAGATCCCACTTTGCGGCTTTAACAACATCCTTCACATTTTCTCAG gtaaatgtttggAGTAGAAATAAGGCAAACGCCAGAATGTTTGGTGATGACACTGGAGCGAAAGTGTGTGGCACCATAGAAGAAGCTGTCAAAGATGCTGACGTTATTGTTACTGCCACAGGAAGCAAACAACCTCTTTTAATGAAAGACTGGGTCAAAGCTGGTACTCACATTAATG CTGTCGGAGCCCCATTAGGTGAATGTCAAGAAGTAGACTCTGAGTTGACCAGGTCTTCAATAGTTTATGTCGAAGATTACGAAATGGCCCATAAATACAGCGGTGAGCTTGGTGCTTCAAAG GCCGAAGTCTTTGGAGAAATTGGAGAAGTCATCGGTGGACAAAAGCAAAATTTTAGGAATAAAAACACAATGTTTATTAGTCTTG
- the LOC115213112 gene encoding ketimine reductase mu-crystallin isoform X1, with the protein MAEAVRFVSAEEVRKVLTYQHLIPVLEDTLKQYSVTKNVKIIQPCKTLIEVKENNGLCLIMPCYSAADNIIATKLVTVFPQNKDIPSHDAAIVVFSSTNGKLLSVIDGTVITAMRTAAVTVIATKYLSVPEPKVLAIIGSGVQARSHFAALTTSFTFSQVNVWSRNKANARMFGDDTGAKVCGTIEEAVKDADVIVTATGSKQPLLMKDWVKAGTHINAVGAPLGECQEVDSELTRSSIVYVEDYEMAHKYSGELGASKAEVFGEIGEVIGGQKQNFRNKNTMFISLGMAIEDCVSAKLVYKNITNNL; encoded by the exons ATGGCAGAAGCCGTTAGATTTGTAAGTGCCGAAGAAGTCAggaaagttttaacttaccaacATCTTATACCTGTCTTAGAAGACACCCTTAAGCAATATTCTGTCACCAAAAACGTAAAGATTATACAACCTTGTAAAACTTTAATTGAAGTTAAAGAGAATAATGG ATTGTGTCTCATAATGCCATGTTACAGTGCTGCAGACAACATTATTGCTACCAAACTTGTCACTGTTTTCCCACAAAACAAAGATATTCCTTCCCATGATGCTGCCATTGTTGTATTTAGCAGCACCAATGGCAAACTTTTGAGT GTGATCGATGGAACAGTGATCACAGCAATGAGGACGGCAGCAGTGACAGTTATTGCAACAAAG TATCTATCAGTGCCAGAACCTAAAGTTTTAGCCATTATTGGTTCAGGTGTGCAGGCTAGATCCCACTTTGCGGCTTTAACAACATCCTTCACATTTTCTCAG gtaaatgtttggAGTAGAAATAAGGCAAACGCCAGAATGTTTGGTGATGACACTGGAGCGAAAGTGTGTGGCACCATAGAAGAAGCTGTCAAAGATGCTGACGTTATTGTTACTGCCACAGGAAGCAAACAACCTCTTTTAATGAAAGACTGGGTCAAAGCTGGTACTCACATTAATG CTGTCGGAGCCCCATTAGGTGAATGTCAAGAAGTAGACTCTGAGTTGACCAGGTCTTCAATAGTTTATGTCGAAGATTACGAAATGGCCCATAAATACAGCGGTGAGCTTGGTGCTTCAAAG GCCGAAGTCTTTGGAGAAATTGGAGAAGTCATCGGTGGACAAAAGCAAAATTTTAGGAATAAAAACACAATGTTTATTAGTCTTG